The segment CGTCAGGTCGGTCCAGAGGGTCGAGGCCAGCGAACAGCGGGGTCTGGCTTCTCCAGGGCCCATAACCCCGAGACCATAGCCAGGGCCAAGGGTGCAGGGACGGGAGCAGGAACTGGAGGCAAATCCAACCTGGCAGGACAGATCATCCCCGTGTACGGCTTTGGGATCTTACTGTACATTCTTTACATATTGTTTAAGGTAAAATACATCcagctataaaataaaaaaagtcaaattattcCTTACCATTCAAGAGCAAAACTTAGACTTTTAGTATAGGAATCAGGGGGATAAATGGCAAtgtgagatttcttttttaaatcttgttctCTCCCTGTTAGATCACATCTAAAGGGAGCAGCAAGCCATCAGAAGGAAGGTTTCCTCCAGTTTGCTCCGAAAACATGAAGAGAAAGATCAGTGAGTTTCACCTAACTGTACATGTCTGCAGTTCTGTCCACTGGTTGTTGAACACTTGGGCGTTTTTTGGATGTGAAAGTCCTCCTATGAAGACACATCCACCCAAATGCTGAAGCATTATAAAGCTACTGCAGTCATTATGAAGTGGTCGGTTTTTAAGGCTCATCATTTGCAGCATCAGGTGTGAATTCCCCTTTACAGGATCAAATTatccacttttttgttttcaaaggaTGGTCTTGGTCCGTCAAACATCAGTGTcgaatttaaaaatgttctttctgAGCCATATTTTGTATCAAACCTTAATGTGTCTTTTCATGTTGGAGGGGCGAGTTCATTTGACAAAAAACCCCACCTAAGTGCATGGATCGGTATTATCTGTGTTGTTTGTACTCGTGTTTCTTTACGTTTCTCCTCTTGGCTCTTCCAGCGGACTTCGAGCTggcccagctgcaggagaaactgAGAGAGACGGAGCTCGTCATGGAGAAAATAGTTTCCAGTGCACACCACAGACCTGACAGGTGGGCGGGcaccttttaccttttttttcccagtcacTAATTacttgtttatatttaatttgttaataCACGCCATATTCCCGTATTTCATCcttacagaaaatatttagaaGAAAACTGCTTCTGCACCTAATCATGATCACGATCACCtgtttgaagttatttttttagtccAATACTAGCCTGAAAATTACCCTCATTTTTTTAACGTGCTGCAGGACTCAGCAGCAGGAGTGGTGGTGGCTGgaggtgatatttgtagggtgggctaacagatatataataaaacgctgcagtttggattccaacaacagaagcatccaatttgaaataaagaaaacctgctataaattgacattctgtcctttttcagcacaaagatagccttaaaacaaaccaccaccagaaaccaagctcacacagagcctctgtcagttgttccccttcattaagagtttcaactataattatttcagatgattttttcccagtcaaacagctctGAATAACACTGCTctacactccttgacacaattactgatcaaataaaatcaaacagtggagagtgcttttttaaaaagaagtctaattaatttaaagaaaagctcactctgacaacttttctgggatgcaaaaaggttcataaccacctcgttaaagatttgttagctacacttgctgttagccagtcctttcactgaaaccagatcacagaaaaactttggttttgccacttttccttttttgaatatccttCGGTCTATTCGCCCCAACCCTCTTCACTTCTGGTTTTCCCCAAAGACATTaagaaaacaagtgagaaattaaatacaataataaataaataaaataattcaccTCATTTATGTTAATCTTGCTCGCCATTGTACCTACTCAGTCTACACCAAACCACGCCCACGTACACTCGCGCTTGAGGCACGTTATTGTCCGTCCACCCTGattggctaaagcctgaggccttgggctgactaaattgaactaaattagcctaaaggagcagcaaactgagggggcgggacaagacagctgtcaatcattctgtacaaGGAAAAACATTCAGTGAACGGGGCTGagaaaagttagccctttggaaagactctggGATTTTCTCAAGactggcaccagttttgttttaaattttacaaaatgcgatacaatattttttttattgagatttttaggtattttaaccttttttttcttatcaacaCCAGGGAGGGTTTTGCCCCACTAACCCACTTATACCAGCCGTCCTTGAGCAGGAGTAAACATACAAATGAAGTGGAAGCTGATAAATTAAACCATGAAATATTTAGGGTTTATACTTTTAGTatcaaaacaaatgtcagcacattgttaaaaatgtattttttttttccttttaaatttgcactttttgagatccctttttttctgatttgggGATTGTTTTAGCCTGGAGAACAAAATGGAGAAGCAATGTGAGACTGGGTAACTCAAGCGACTTTTGGCCGCAGATAGTAAACAACGTCCGAGGTGGGGGTTTCCAGATGATCTCAGAACATTTGCGAGGTTTCCTGGCTTGAGTCGCGGGGCCTCCCTGCAGATGTGTCGTAGGTACCAGTTCAGGTTGACCCCGAGTTCAAATCTGCAGACCTTCATGCAATTTCTTGTCTGTACTTAGCTGCCAACAGCTGGAGAAGCCCAGGGAGATACAGGCTTTATAGAAGGTGAGAAGAAGCATTGTTTGAATGTGTGTCTGCCCTGCAGGATGAAGGGAGTGACTGCAGACCAGGAGGAGagtctcctgcagcagctcacGGAGATAACTCGGGTCATGCAGGAAGGCCAGCTGGTGGAGGGGATCATGCCAGAGAAGAAGCCCCAGGAGGACTGGGACGGTGCATAAACGCTGCACATTCACCTAGAATAGGCTGCGGATTTTTGACGTCATCATCCATTCAGATCATCTCAGAATGACGCTAAACTTCTGTGAACTTCTTCGCAGAATATCCCGAGGAACTTCATCCATACTGGGAGGGCATCCACTGCTGCTGCCAGCACAGCCCGACAGGAGCTGCTCAGGAAGAAGGAGCGGAAAAGGACGAGGACAGCGACGGCCGGACAGGAAACCTTCCCGCTCACGCTCCACGCGCGGCAGAGGCCAACGGAGCAGGGGATCTGGGCCCAGACGCTGCCCGGGAGCCCGCTCCTGCGACAGTGGCCGACGCAGGCACGATCCCAGAGGGAGGTGTCGCGTGTGAGCGGAAGGAAGAAGGCGGTCACGCCGAGCCGGGTTTCCAGGAGGAGCCACGAGCCGGggtcctgaaggagctggagctggagctcaCGCTGGAGACGACCTCCGTGTCGGAGCGGCAGAAGGTGGAAGACTCCTGCCGGCCggtggaaacagaaacatcctACAGCTCAGTCAGACGGAGGAACAGGAGAAGAGCGAAGAAAGCTGCTCACTGACTCTATGGACAGAAACCCACAGGCCTGCTTGATGAGACGGATTATTGTCCGACCTGCTCTCACGAGGCAAGTAGCATGAAAACCAGTGATAGCATGAAAATAAACCATCACCAATGGTAATCTTTACTTGAACTGTAAGAAAGTGTGTGCAGCGTAGAGTTTGAAACGACTCATATCATGTTATTcaattttaaattacttttaaaaacctATTGAATAAAATAATTCCATATTGCAGAAGATCATCCAGGTGTagatgtaattttaaaaaggaaagtgcTTCCAGACGTGTACAGCTTTCAAATGATGGACATTATGTGTTTGTACCCTCTTCAGTCTGCTACGTTCTATCTGACCGCTGTTCAAGTTCTTAAACTGAGATGTgtttataaacagaaataaagcctAAAATGTAGGAATTGTGCAGTCAGACTCTGAGCACGCAGAAAAATATCCCCATCAAATGAATCATCTTCTCTCAGGTAGCAGTGAAACCTTTCTTACTTTCTTTGTGTAGAACAAATTACCTGAAGTTGTCAAAGATTTTGTCTTGTTGTGATGaaggcctcttttttttttcttttttaaccagaACAAGGTTGAAATATGTGTACAATGTAATCAGgggcggctccagatatttttttctgcaggtgctaagggggtgctaagcattttattgagggtgctaatgaaggattatttgttcttacagttctcaacacacacagacgcaagcacaaacatatataatcatatatatatatggtatataNNNNNNNNNNNNNNNNNNNNNNNNNNNNNNNNNNNNNNNNNNNNNNNNNNNNNNNNNNNNNNNNNNNNNNNNNNNNNNNNNNNNNNNNNNNNNNNNNNNNNNNNNNNNNNNNNNNNNNNNNNNNNNNNNNNNNNNNNNNNNNNNNNNNNNNNNNNNNNNNNNNNNNNNNNNNNNNNNNNNNNNNNNNNNNNNNNNNNNNNNNNNNNNNNNNNNNNNNNNNNNNNNNNNNNNNNNNNNNNNNNNNNNNNNNNNNNNNNNNNNNNNNNNNNNNNNNNNNNNNNNNNNNNNNNNNNNNNNNNNNNNNNNNNNNNNNNNNNNNNNNNNNNNNNNNNNNNNNNNNNNNNNNNNNNNNNNNNNNNNNNNNNNNNNNNNNNNNNNNNNNNNNNNNNNNNNNNNNNNNNNNNNNNNNNNNNNNNNNNNNNNNNNNNNNNNNNNNNNNNNNNNNNNNNNNNNNNNNNNNNNNNNNNNNNNNNNNNNNNNNNNNNNNNNNNNNNNNNNNNNNNNNNNNNNNNNNNNNNNNNNNNNNNNNNNNNNNNNNNNNNNNNNNNNNNNNNNNNNNNNNNNNNNNNNNNNNNNNNNNNNNNNNNNNNNNNNNNNNNNNNNNNNNNNNNNNNNNNNNNNNNNNNNNNNNNNNNNNNNNNNNNNNNNNNNNNNNNNNNNNNNNNNNNNNNNNNNNNNNNNNNNNNNNNNNNNNNNNNNNNNNNNNNNNNNNNNNNNNNNNNNNNNNNNNNNNNNNNNNNNNNNNNNNNNNNNNNNNNNNNNNNNNNNNNNNNNNNNNNNNNNNNNNNNNNNNNNNNNNNNNNNNNNNNNNNNNNNNNNNNNCACCTTGTGTACGCAGCGCTCATGGTGCGTTTAAAGACGGCTcggaaaaacacatccccacatgttaacaacgaattaaacaattgcaacggctggaaaaagtgcgggggatatagggcatacataagggaagtgggggacataccccggttatgcctttgcttgggggtgctacgggggtgctatgacttttccagggggagctacagcaccccctagcgcccccctggcgccgccagtgaaTGTAATTGTGTCCAGTATGTGTCTT is part of the Kryptolebias marmoratus isolate JLee-2015 linkage group LG11, ASM164957v2, whole genome shotgun sequence genome and harbors:
- the ric3b gene encoding protein RIC-3b, with product MAMSTFQKVTLATCLVLCVALLLPKMLLSRGRKDAAERPEGSGRFPPMMHRQVGPEGRGQRTAGSGFSRAHNPETIARAKGAGTGAGTGGKSNLAGQIIPVYGFGILLYILYILFKITSKGSSKPSEGRFPPVCSENMKRKITDFELAQLQEKLRETELVMEKIVSSAHHRPDRMKGVTADQEESLLQQLTEITRVMQEGQLVEGIMPEKKPQEDWDEYPEELHPYWEGIHCCCQHSPTGAAQEEGAEKDEDSDGRTGNLPAHAPRAAEANGAGDLGPDAAREPAPATVADAGTIPEGGVACERKEEGGHAEPGFQEEPRAGVLKELELELTLETTSVSERQKVEDSCRPVETETSYSSVRRRNRRRAKKAAH